The window CCTCATATCGGTTTTTGAGGTAACGGTTGTGGACCGCTATGACTGCTGCAGATAGGCTTGAGCAGTCTGCACCCCCAGTCGAAAAGATTGTCCCTTTTTGTCGAACCCCCATTAGATACTGTAACCGCCTCGCGGCGGATTAACCTGCAGCATCTCGACCTATTCCCAATCACCCGTATGTATTATTCCTTTTGATCCACCTCTAGCATATTCAGCCCAATAAGGCAGACGGCTTATTAGAAAGTCTTTTCTTTCTTCGGTAATCCAACGACCTTTCTTAATGGCGCCATCTAAGTCTCTAATATTCAAATGGTATTCCGCTAGTGCCGGGCCCAGTATGAAGGTGGGTGGTACAGCCAGCGCAGAATAGTAGTGATGGTTAGTTTTCTTTACGCATATCAGATCCTGAGCTTTAGGGTTTGGTGTTAACCGGTCGAAAGTCATGTGGTACTCATCATCACGAGCAAATTGGGCACGTTTACTTGCTAATTCGGGTCTGTCTTCAAACTCGGCACGACTGCCGTGGATTAATACATAAAAGGGGTGGAATGTTCTTGAACGATGTAGTGTTGATGGAACTTGGTAGTATTCGAGGAATAGCCTTTGGTTAGCACCGTTGTTGAACCAGGTTTTCCATTCTGCCAATTGATCCAAGGCACGTGTAAGATCGCTGTGTTGGCCACCCCTGGCTGTGAACCAGCGCTTAGTAGGAGTCTCGATTTCGATCAAAACCGGATGGAGGTATCCACTGTTTGTTGCCAACCACATAAAATCGGGGATTTTCGTCCCTAGTCCTGACAAAGGTGGTTGCGAAATAAGGGCTGCGGGGAAGGGGTAATGTCCAGATTCAGGCCAACCAAAGGGTCCTGGCAGGAGACAGGGGTTCTCCTCGAGGAACCCTTGTAGAATTCTTTCATCACTGGCGTCTTCAGAGCTTAGGATGTCATGCCATTGACGGATAATGGCCCCGCTATAATCGCCCCAAGATATAGGAGGTGGACCAGAGACAATCATGTATCTCTTATCGAAAGAATCGCTTCTTGAGATGATAAGCTCCCCCCCCTTCGTCTACCACAACTCCTCTTGCTCGGGCCCTTTCCCCTTCCTCTTGCGCTCAGCGTTCTTGAAGGTGCTTACGGCCATTTTCGGATGCTGGAGTTCTCGACCATCCAGGAGCTCTCTAGTCGTAATGATCTGCAGTCGCGGATACCTTTGGGTTCCCACTGGCGTTTCGCGCTCATAAAATCCGGCCGATGCCGCTTCTGTCTTCATTGGATCGGTGGGCTCCTTAAGTGTTATGAACGCCCCGATGACTGCTTTTTCGCGTCCCATCACACCTTTGAGGTCCCGGATCTGGCTAACCGAAACGTTGCCGCTCTTTACCTGGATCACGATCCTTTTAGCCTTGCCGCTGGCATCGTCAAAGAAGTCTATGGAACCGTCAACGCCGGTGTCCGCACCCTTTTTCTTATCTTGGGCAGGCCTGGCCGTTACTTTGCTCAAGGCCCACCACTCGAACTGATACCGATTGTGCTCGGCAAGGGCCTCGGCGCTACGCAGGTCCTTAGGATCACCCAGGACCTCGTAAGGTGATAACTCCGGACCGAAAGCACTTTCCAGGCGGTGTTTCATGTGGGCAATAGCGAGATGGGTGATGTCTATTCCGATCCACCGGCGGTTCAGGAGCTCAGCCACGGTTACAGTGGTCCCGCAGCCGCAGAAGGGATCCAGGACAAGATCACCTTCATTGCTACTTGCGTTAATTATGCGTTTCAAAAGCGCCTCGGGTTTTTGTGTTGGATAACCAAGGCGTTCTTTACTGGTATTTCCTACTCTTGGAATGTCCGCCCATATTGAGTCGGCGATTTTGCCGGGCATTTCATCAAGATAGACTTTTAGGCCGTCTAACCGAGGGCTGCCGTCTTTCTTGGCAAGTATGCGCCCATCACGCCATAATTCTTCCAACTGCTCTATTGGAAGACCCCAGCCCCTATGCGGAGGCGGCTTGGTTCCGCGCCATTCAAACTTCCGGCTGGCAGACGTAGACACGATGGTCAGATCCTGTCCGGTGAACAGTCGGCCGGAAGCGTCTTTTTTGTATCTACGTAGCTGCTCTTCTGAATAGGCCGTGAATTCCGGCTTAAACAAGAATTGGTCCGTTTTCGAATAGAACAGTAGTACGTCATGGATTCGGGGGAACTGTCGCGATTTCATATTGTGGGCGTTAGTTCTCCGCCAAATGATTTCATTTCGAAAATGCCGTGCGCCAAAGATAGAATCCATAATAAGCTTAAGGTAGTGACTAGCTGTGGGGTCACAATGAAGGTAGATACTTCCTGTAGATTTTAGTACCCGATGCATATCGAGCAACCGAATGGCAAGCATAACCACATAAGCCATCATGTCATTCTGACCGAGGAAGGAACGCAGAGCCTGGATCAAGTCCGCCAGCCTCTTGGGGCCGCCGGTAACCACTTCGCGGTAGGCCTCCTCGGACTCCAAACCCCAGTGCCAAGTGTCTTCAAAGGCCGTAATCTGCGCGGCGGACTGGGTGCCGTTCTTCTCCTGAAAGAGGACGTTATAAGTGGCGTTTGAGTTAAACGGCGGGTCGAGGTAAATCAGGTCCACGCTTCCATCGGGAATGTAATCTCGCATGATGCCCAGGTTATCCCCAAAGTAAAACTTGTTCTTCCAGCCGTCGGTCATTCGATCACGCCCATCGTATTAAGGTCTCAGGGTAGCTTCCAGACATAATACCGTCCCATGTCATCGAATACGACTTCACCTCGGTCACGAAACTTGGAAAGAATTCGGGACACGGCTTTGTTGGTCACATCCCGGCCATTTTTAACACAGTACTGCCGTATGTCTTCAGTAGTCCCACCCTGAGGGTTTGCCCTAAGATACTTCCGAATTAGGTCTGAGATTGTAGGCATTACTGTTCACTCTCCCTCCAGAACCCCGCTCCTGTAGCACTGTTGGCATTTCTACTCCCGTACCTGCTTCACCACGTGCGCAAACAGCTCGACAAGCCTTTCAATCTCCTGCGGCCACAGCCCGTAGGTGGCCGCCGTCTTTGCCAAGGAGGACCACTCCCTGGGTAACGTGAGCGATCACTTCAACTCTTAGTGCTCACAATGTTGTCATAACAGGCCAACACCAGTTCTTCAAGCTTAGCCAGGTCCTTGTGGGACCCGATATAGATTCTGCTTTCGCCAATGCCCTTCGATGCAGCTTCCACTCTGAAATTCTTCGCCAACTTCTGTGCCTGTTCGATCGGCAGCCGGGTAGTCAAGTGCCTATTTGTACTGTCCAAATTCAACCTTATGAGCCAGCGGGTAACACTCTTTAGAAAAATACCGTAGTAGATGGTGGTGTCCTTAGCGTTCAACTCTGAAATATCCCTGCCGTATTTCTCAAGAATTCTCTTAACAATGTCAAGGCTTTCAAGCTCTTCACCAGTGGTCACTATGGTACGACCAGCTTCTGCCTGTTTATTACTGTCAAGGGTCGGATCTGGAACGGTACCAATGTGATCCGATCCACTTAGGTCAGCAGCAGTTTCTTCCTGAAATAGGCCTTGACTCACAATTTCGAGTAAGGCGAGCGAAATAGATTTCTTTACAATAGGCCGGAAACGGTCGATAACATTACTTGTAATTCGCATATCGCTAAAATCTTTAATCAGGTAGCGAATAAACTCGTCCGGAGGATTCTTGAAAAGTTCCTTGAGCTTGGCATTGATATTAGATGTGTAAATGAGTTCTTCGGCGTACTTCACGAGGGTGTCGGTTTCAAAGAGGTCTTTTCTAAAACTCCCGAGCACTTCAATGTCGGCGTCAGTTAGGTTAGTGACATCTACTGTAAGGAAGGGCGCCGAATCCATGATGTTCGGCGAATTTAGATCGGTGAAAAACTTGTACTCCACTCCGTTAGTCAGGATAGCAAAACGAACCTGGGGTGTCGTGTTAAAATATCGTGCCAGTTGGGCATCATGATTGACTAGATCCTCAGATAAGGACTTCACTTCAATGAAGACTACCGGCGTACCTTCTTTGAATACGGCATAGTCAACCTTTTCGCCCTTCTTTTTGCCGAAGTCTGCAGTGTACTCTGGCCGGACTTCGAGCGGGTTAAAGACGTCAAATCCTAATACCTTAAGAAAGGGCATCACCAATACCTGTCTCACCATTTCCTCGTTTGCCACATGATCCTTACGCTCCCTAATCTGAGCCGACAGCCTCTGGATATCTTCTTTGAATCCCATCGAACTAACCCCTCTCCGAAGTAAAAAGATCAGCGAGCCGGTACCCGGATCTAAGAAGCTTCTTGAGCCCGTCCTGATCGGCTGCTCAGTTATCCTTCACCTGCCTTGGCACCTTTGCCATCATCTTGACCAAGGTCTCAATCTCCTGTGGACTCCACCCGAGAGAATGCGCGGTTGTCGCGAGTGAACCCCAGTCTTCAGAGAGACCGGTGGCAATAGTAATCCATGTCTCAGTCTCGGCAAGAGAAGGTGGGGGTTGCTTCAGTATTGCTACTACGGTTCCGACGATCCGGGCATTGGAAGGCATTATCCGGTCCTTGTACTCCGGATTCGCAGACCGCAACAGGTAATGCTTGCCGTTGTTCACATAGTATTTGATTGTACCACCCCAGTCGTTGTTCTCGATAGCGGCGACCACCATTTGTCCGTTGTGGGCCACTTCTGACCTGCGGCATAATGCAAAATCTCCCTCATTGATTCCAGCCCACACCATGCTATCTCCACTAACCTGGACAGCAAAGTCCGCCCGACATTTCTTGTCCAGTTCCAGGAAGCCTTCGTAGTAGTCCTCCGTTCTTATGGGTATTCTGGCCTTCACTACGCCGGCAACGACGGGTACTGGCTGAACATCCGATCCGAAAAACTCGGCAAGCGTGACCCCCATTGACTCACAAATGCGCATCAATGCTTCAAGCGAAGGAGATGTGTCACCAGACTCGATTTTAGAGATGTGTGACCGATCCAAAGCGGCAAGTTCCGCCAGCTTCTTCTGTGACATGCCGGCACGCTCCCTGAATCGAGCAATACGTGGACCAATATCCATGGATACGGCCTCCAGGTGAATATCATTCAACATCATCATACCTAAAATCCCCCAACAAAAAAGATGTGGGTTTTAGCCACACTACCTCTTGGCACGGTGAATACCAGCCACTATACTGGGACCAGGAGGGTGTGAATGTGAACCACCTAGGAAGTAGAATCAGGGCCACACGGAAGCGTATTGGCCTGACTCAAAGCGTGCTTGCCGAAAAAGTCGGGGTAGATCGTTCGCACATCAGCAAGTAGGTGCCGCAGGCTCTGCCTGGTGGGGCTCTCGCACCGCACCCAGCGGTTTCCCTGCTTGCGCTTCCAGTTGTCCTTGTGGGCCAGGAAGGCGCCGTCCCAGGCTTTGGTTTCCACCAGATAGATGCCGGGCGGGCCGATAAGAACGTGGTCCAGTTGGATGAACTCGTCGGGCTTGGGTTCCAGCACCACGTCGTTGAGGACGATCCAGTCCCTCGGCAGCATCAGCCAAAGGTTCAGAAAGGCGCTGTCCTCGCCGCCTTCGCCCTTCGCGTTGTCGCCGGCCCGCTGGACGTCGAACATCACGCCAGCTATGGGCTTTAAGGCCCAGGCGGCCCAGGAGGGCAGCTCCTCGTCGATCCGGTCCTTCATCTTGTCCTTCTCCCGGGCAACCTTTTCCTTGATCAACTGGCGGAAGCGTTCTTTGTTTTCGGAATTCTGGCGCATTCTACGGGCGGGCATCCTATCACCTCTACTCCTATCCATAACGGCCGAGCTACTTACCTAACAAGCTTTTCGCTCAGGCCCGTTACCGCCTTGACCACCGCGGACTTTGCCAGGGCTGCTGCCACCACTATCCCGATCATTAGTACCAAACCGATCAGATAGGCAATAAGCATCCTAAATGGCCGTGGTCTGGTCTTCCTTCTAGCCATTAGAACTCACCCTACGGTCTTATTGTGTTGTCTTGGTTCCCTGCGGACTCATCTCGGCGGCGCACACACCCGCACAGCTTAAACTCCCACGCCTTCACGTCAAAATGTGTCGTTGCCTGTCGAACCTCCATAAGACACTGAAACCGCCTCTCAGCGGTCGCCCAGGTTACCCTTTGCGTCTTGTGGACTGTCATTCGATACGATGTCCAAAACTCCTGCGCAGAGAGGCGCTTCCGCGCAAAACTGGCAGGATTCGACGGCATTCTCCG is drawn from Candidatus Desulforudis audaxviator MP104C and contains these coding sequences:
- a CDS encoding Shedu immune nuclease family protein, giving the protein MIVSGPPPISWGDYSGAIIRQWHDILSSEDASDERILQGFLEENPCLLPGPFGWPESGHYPFPAALISQPPLSGLGTKIPDFMWLATNSGYLHPVLIEIETPTKRWFTARGGQHSDLTRALDQLAEWKTWFNNGANQRLFLEYYQVPSTLHRSRTFHPFYVLIHGSRAEFEDRPELASKRAQFARDDEYHMTFDRLTPNPKAQDLICVKKTNHHYYSALAVPPTFILGPALAEYHLNIRDLDGAIKKGRWITEERKDFLISRLPYWAEYARGGSKGIIHTGDWE
- a CDS encoding DNA methyltransferase, which produces MTDGWKNKFYFGDNLGIMRDYIPDGSVDLIYLDPPFNSNATYNVLFQEKNGTQSAAQITAFEDTWHWGLESEEAYREVVTGGPKRLADLIQALRSFLGQNDMMAYVVMLAIRLLDMHRVLKSTGSIYLHCDPTASHYLKLIMDSIFGARHFRNEIIWRRTNAHNMKSRQFPRIHDVLLFYSKTDQFLFKPEFTAYSEEQLRRYKKDASGRLFTGQDLTIVSTSASRKFEWRGTKPPPHRGWGLPIEQLEELWRDGRILAKKDGSPRLDGLKVYLDEMPGKIADSIWADIPRVGNTSKERLGYPTQKPEALLKRIINASSNEGDLVLDPFCGCGTTVTVAELLNRRWIGIDITHLAIAHMKHRLESAFGPELSPYEVLGDPKDLRSAEALAEHNRYQFEWWALSKVTARPAQDKKKGADTGVDGSIDFFDDASGKAKRIVIQVKSGNVSVSQIRDLKGVMGREKAVIGAFITLKEPTDPMKTEAASAGFYERETPVGTQRYPRLQIITTRELLDGRELQHPKMAVSTFKNAERKRKGKGPEQEELW
- a CDS encoding type I restriction endonuclease → MGFKEDIQRLSAQIRERKDHVANEEMVRQVLVMPFLKVLGFDVFNPLEVRPEYTADFGKKKGEKVDYAVFKEGTPVVFIEVKSLSEDLVNHDAQLARYFNTTPQVRFAILTNGVEYKFFTDLNSPNIMDSAPFLTVDVTNLTDADIEVLGSFRKDLFETDTLVKYAEELIYTSNINAKLKELFKNPPDEFIRYLIKDFSDMRITSNVIDRFRPIVKKSISLALLEIVSQGLFQEETAADLSGSDHIGTVPDPTLDSNKQAEAGRTIVTTGEELESLDIVKRILEKYGRDISELNAKDTTIYYGIFLKSVTRWLIRLNLDSTNRHLTTRLPIEQAQKLAKNFRVEAASKGIGESRIYIGSHKDLAKLEELVLACYDNIVSTKS
- a CDS encoding LexA family protein; translated protein: MMMLNDIHLEAVSMDIGPRIARFRERAGMSQKKLAELAALDRSHISKIESGDTSPSLEALMRICESMGVTLAEFFGSDVQPVPVVAGVVKARIPIRTEDYYEGFLELDKKCRADFAVQVSGDSMVWAGINEGDFALCRRSEVAHNGQMVVAAIENNDWGGTIKYYVNNGKHYLLRSANPEYKDRIMPSNARIVGTVVAILKQPPPSLAETETWITIATGLSEDWGSLATTAHSLGWSPQEIETLVKMMAKVPRQVKDN
- a CDS encoding helix-turn-helix domain-containing protein, with product MDQYPWIRPPGEYHSTSSYLKSPNKKDVGFSHTTSWHGEYQPLYWDQEGVNVNHLGSRIRATRKRIGLTQSVLAEKVGVDRSHISK
- a CDS encoding nuclease-related domain-containing protein, producing MRQNSENKERFRQLIKEKVAREKDKMKDRIDEELPSWAAWALKPIAGVMFDVQRAGDNAKGEGGEDSAFLNLWLMLPRDWIVLNDVVLEPKPDEFIQLDHVLIGPPGIYLVETKAWDGAFLAHKDNWKRKQGNRWVRCESPTRQSLRHLLADVRTIYPDFFGKHALSQANTLPCGPDSTS